In one Populus nigra chromosome 12, ddPopNigr1.1, whole genome shotgun sequence genomic region, the following are encoded:
- the LOC133669093 gene encoding eukaryotic translation initiation factor 2 subunit beta-like gives MADDNTDLKDEVAELAPFDPTKKKKKKKVVIQENADESVDSLAEKTESLSVSDGLESSFTGLKKKKKKPVETSLLDEETGDAGEEDLDDHAGEEENGEGADLQQQRFPWDGTDRDYDYEELLGRVFNILRENNPELAGDRRRTVMRPPQVLREGTKKTVFVNFMDLCKTMHRQADHVMAFLLAELGTSGSLDGQQRLVIKGRFAPKNFEGILRRYINEYVICLGCKSPDTILSKENRLFFLRCEKCGSGRSVAPIKAGFVARVGRRNAGT, from the exons ATGGCGGACGATAATACTGACCTCAAGGATGAGGTGGCagag CTTGCCCCTTTTGATCCtaccaaaaagaagaagaagaagaaggtggtgATACAAGAGAATGCCGATGAGTCTGTAGACTCCCTAGCTGAGAAGACTGAATCATTGTCAG TCTCTGATGGGCTCGAGAGTTCTTTTACTggtttgaaaaagaagaagaagaaacct GTTGAAACCAGTTTGCTGGATGAGGAAACCGGGGATGCAGGAGAAGAAGATTTGGATG atCATGCcggggaagaagaaaatgggGAGGGTGCTGACCTGCAGCAGCAACGATTCCCTTGGGATGGGACTGACCGTGATTATGACTATGAGGAG CTTCTTGGCCGAGTTTTCAACATTCTTCGTGAAAATAATCCTGAGCTTGCTGGTGACAGGCGAAGAACTGTGATGAGGCCTCCACAAGTTCTTCGTGAGGGCACAAAGAAGACTGTTTTTGTGAACTTCATGGATCTGTGCAAGAC AATGCATCGGCAGGCAGACCATGTCATGGCTTTCCTACTTGCTGAGTTGGGTACCAGTGGATCCCTCGATGGACAACAGAGGTTGGTCATTAAGGGTAGATTTGCTCCCAAGAATTTTGAAGGGATCCTTCGTCGATATATCA atgaGTATGTCATTTGCCTTGGTTGCAAGAGTCCTGACACCATTTTGTCTAAAGAGAATCGTCTCTTTTTTCTCAGATGTGAGAAG TGTGGTTCTGGAAGATCAGTTGCTCCAATTAAAGCTGGTTTTGTTGCTCGTGTTGGCCGTAGAAATGCTGGGACATAA